Sequence from the Caretta caretta isolate rCarCar2 chromosome 8, rCarCar1.hap1, whole genome shotgun sequence genome:
cttagtcatctcttttctaagctgaacggtcccattctttttaatctcctctcatatggaagctgttccatatccctaatcatttttgttgcccttcttggtaccctttccaattctaatatatcttttttgagatggggtgaccagaactgcactcagtagtcaaggtatgggcataccatggatttatacagtgtcattaaaatacaaaatactaCAGAAATCACTGCTTTTTCTACAGAAAATAGTTATTTTACACACTAAATATCACACCCCTTCAAAGTCACAAAACTTACATGAGTTTTTCTATAGCAGCTTTCTTACAAGTTATGGTAATATGCTTTACAGAAGGAAATTGCAATGCATTTTTAGCGCATCCATTCTCTGGGACAGGAACTCTGTTTTACTCATTTATGTAGCAGCTACTATAATGGGGCCATGATCTCTGGGACAGATAGGCACTATtgcaatattaataaaaatggtTTTTAACAATAGTTAAGTTAAATGGAGAAGATGAAAATATGAGGTTTGAAAAAGgaataaatgttttcatattACTTTTAAAAGAGTCTGAGGTAGGGTGTTCCAAATGGCAGGAACTACAGAGGAAAAGGCTATTGAACCAACAGTAAAGAGATAATAATAAAATCGGACAAGGCCCTGTAGGCTACATATTTTACTAAAAATCTAGAAGAAATTAGCAAGCTCtaattctgacattttaaaatgtaatagggTCAGGTCAGATAGAGCCACTTGGGAAAATTTATCACTGGTGCAGCAGAAGGAACCAAGGCCAGTTTGCACAGTGGCCTCAGTACCACCTGCAGGCAGATACATGAAGCAACCCAAAATCCTGCTTTGTGTTGCACTCTCCAGGGCATCAGCTAGTTGCTTCAGATAGCTGCCACGTGTGGGCTAGTATAACAGTAATTTATCTAAGGGATGGGAAAAATCTTGATGTGTGTGGGCCTGAAGCAAATAAGGGGAACTCAAACACACTCCCTTCTTAAGAAGAATGTCACAAGAACAATATGTTTTTTAACCTGGAAAGCACTGCTATTATTTGGCATTCTACAAAGTTTGATGAACACAGGACCTTCAGCGAGATTAAATTACGCTAAGTGAGACTTCTGTAAAAGTTTAGCATTAATGAGCAACTAAGCTGATGAGACTCATTTTGTGAAGCAATGTGAATGTTTATCACCATGACCTGACATTCACACTTACCCATAGCAGCTTCTTTTGTCAATTGGCCGTGGTACTTTGAGCACTCAGCAATCATCTGCTGAAGCTCCTCTGTGGTGTGTTTGGAAGGTTGCCTGACGAAAGCTTCCGTGCACTTCTTTGTATAGATGGAGGCAGGACGGATGGTCTCTGTGCGACCGTGTTTGAAAGCTGCAGTACTGCAAGACTCGTATGTGGCAACAGTCTGGCCATACTGCCGAAGGAAAGCCATCTGGAAAGAAAGCTGAGCCACAGCATCAGGACTTACCTTCTTCTGCTTTAAAAACTCCTTGCCTCCTTTCTTAAACTGAATAAAATCAAGAGTCAAGGTTTCCATAGTGGCATCAAAGTTCTGTTTGGCTTTGGTAATTCCTGCTTTTAAGGCATCGTTCAACTTAAAGCTGAGTTTCTGCACAGCACTGGAAGAGTCAACTGCAGCAGGTTGAGATTGTGGGGTGACAGCTGGCTTCTGGGTGCTGTCTTTAAACACTTCGTTCTGAAATCTTAACACAGCCACACCATCTCCCCAGGAATGTTCAAAATGAATGGCCGCATTGCCATCTTTGGTTAGGATAAGGTTAAAGGATTTGTCATACCAGCGATTAATACCATCTCCATGTAACATGGTGTGGGACAAGTGCACAAGGTCTTTAATGGGGAAGTCATCTAAACATAGACAGAAGACAGCAGAATCCACTTTTTGGAGGACTTCCTCATTACCATTCTCAAGAAGCTTCTGTCTCAGTAGTGCCCATATATCTCGGTTTTCACTGGGTAAATACGCAAGAGGGAAGGCTGGAGCTGCACTGTTGTCACTAAGTATGTATTTCAGGTGTGCTTGTATTTCGGAAGGCTTCACTATATTCCCATCTCTATCAATGACATCAAATACATAAAAATTCCCATTTCTGAGCACCAGCAAGTGCTTTGCTTTTTCATCTGTAAAAAGCTCATCTCGACTGAGCTTAGGCAATCGTGTGGAATTGAAAAGCCGGAAGTACTGAGACATATCTAAGGGGTATGCATTGACCATGTAGGCACCAAACCATGAGAGAGATGAAGGCACAAATCGGATGAGTCTCCTAAAGGTTTGAGTGTCACTTTTGACTGGATTGAGGTGAAAAACCTCTGGCTCTAGATAGCCAGCCCTGAGGGTCTTCAAAAAACGCATAGCAGAAACAGTCATGTTAGTTGCTCGTGTGAGCTGATCATTATATTCAGTTTTTGGGTCAGGGTTGAAGGACATAAAtgggttaaaattcaaaacaacagATTCACGTGAACTTAGATACATATCAAACCAGGGACCTAAAAATGGAGAGTTGAAAAATAGATTAATACAGGTAAAATTGGCTAATTGTGAAAGCACTGTTTAGAACCAGCTATATTACAAGTCAAAGTCATTCAGTACAGACCTCCACTATCTGTATTTAATTACAATCCATGGACTGGGGTACATTAGGGCAACATATTCCCACCAAATCAGGAATGTacctcccactgatgtcagtgggagctttgcacCAAGATCTAGAATGCAGCATAGCCTTTAGGTTGCATCACTCAGTGGGAAAACATGCTCACCTTTGAGACCACCATTACTTCTGTCccatttcccttcctttctcaTCCTCCTTTCTCTATTTCTCACTTTCTTCTGCCTGTGTCTTGTCTTCTTCCCTTCTGAATTCCTTCCCTGCAGCAATCCCTAATTCCCACTGGGGACTCAGTAAAACCACACTCATTTTCAGCTGTGACCTAAATCAGAATTTGAAGTCCACATCTCCAGAGGTGAAAGACTAGCTAGCATACAAGTAGGGTTTTATATCCCACTCCTCACCATGGTATATAAGCCTCTTAACTCATTCTTCCTCCTCATAAGAGTAATTATATTTTGTTACATTTatggaaacaaaaaaaatgaacagGACTTGAAAGTAAGGGGGGGAAAAGGGCCGGTTGTAGCTGCAGCACATAATTTAAAAAGGCACAATCCATTTACACAATAATGCTCAAGAAAACCAGTTAACGATAATAATCTGCCACATTTCCCCTCAACATTAAGCTTAGGTGGGCTATCTGCCAGGGAAATACAGGATGTAACTGGGAGACTGGATGGCAATAACGAGTGAAAGTCATTATCAAAAGGCTGATCAAGCTGGCCTATGCGAGAAGTTGGTGGTTCTCAGTGCAATTCAAATACATTTCTGGAAAACTGCCACCATTGGCACCCTTACTGGTAGCCTCAGCAAAGAGCAAGGATTGAAGCACAATGGCAGGACAGTATGGGGAGAAGAttacactgctgctgctgcttgtgctgtACTGGATATATTCTCTCAGTCTCCATTGCTGTACACCCAGCATCTGCCTTCCACGAACACTATAATCATTTTACATTTGAAAGCCATTGGAAGTaacatgaataaaaaaaaaaattcactaacCTAAAAGCTACATGCTTTCTCttgcttttctttccctcttttctttctctctctgtctgagttTCATCTCCTTCTTTTTGTCTTacgttctctctttctctccttttctttattctggtCTTCCTCTTTCTGAGTCTTTCCTTTTCTTGTTCTTTAAAACAATAATGCTCTGCATTTTTTTAAGGCTGAGGGAGTGTCTTCTTCCATCCCCCACTGTTCAGTCAACTTTCCCAACTTTTCTGAGAATTCAGTTTTCCAAGCAAGCACCTTCAAACAGATTCATGACTGTAACTAGACCTGGGTTAGTTTTCTAGAGAGGTTACTAGCTTTAGAGCAGGGGGTCAGCAACCGGCGGCACCCGTGCCAAAGGgggcacgcaagctgatttttagtggcactctgctgccagccggggtcctggccgccggctggcaggggccagcggatggaaccccagactggcagcagacCGAGCGGCTCAGcacactgccggtctggggtttcGTCTGCTGCCtgtgctgccggtctggggttctgtctgccggcccctgccagctggtgtcctggccgccggccccgctcagcccgctgctggcccggGTTCCGTCCATCCAGACCGGCAGCAGGATGAGCGGGTccagtggccgggaccccagaccggcagcaccGGCAGCAGACAGAACCACAGGccagctgagctgctcagcccgctgccagtctggggttccgtcagggggcccctgtaaatgtaaaatttatactggcacacgaaaccttaaattaatgaagacttggcacaccacttctcaaaggttgccgacccctgctttagaggCATGGAGGAGTCTAAACACTGGAATATacttgtatttatatttttaattactattgtaaaaataaactaaatatttttcacTACTGCTTTTCCAATATCCCTCAATCTCCTATAGCAGCAGGACCTTTCTTCTCCAGCAGGAGAAAACATCCAGGGCACAAGATCTTCCTACACAGATACCAACATGTCCTGCACTTGAGCAAGATGCTCCATGCTTAAGGATATTTTGATATAAGGATCCCATATTAACCTTAACTAATTCCCCTTACACATTGgcactacagcaggggtgggcaaactacggcccgcgggccggatccagcccatcagGACCTTGGATCCCTCCCATGGGATTGCCAGCCAGGCatcactcccagaagcggctggcaccacatccctgcagcgcttgggggactggggggcagagggctccacacgctgcccttgcctgcaggcactgccccccgcagctcacattggctgggaacagagcttcGGGGAAGGTACtcgcaggtgagggcagcacacAAAACTCtctggccccccctccccctcaggggccgcagggacatgatgctggctgcttctgggagcggcacggggctagggcaggcagggagcccacacccctaacccctcctgcaccccaaatccctgccctgagtcccctcccatgctccgcacccctccctgcaccccaatccccttccctgagccccctgctacactctgcaccctctcctgcaccccaaccccctgccctgagcccccttctataccccccacccctcccgcaccccaaccccctgcccctgccctacattcatggccctgcatacaatttccccatccagatgtggccctcaggccaaaaagtttgcccacctctgcactacagCATACACAGCATTCTATCAGAGTGGACTATAGTACAAAATGATACTGTATACCACTGAGCAAATGTTTTTTTCACCAATGTGTTCTGATTATATGCACAGAAACAAATCTTTTGCTCACTTTAATAAAAGTCTGTATACTAAAAGAGTGTTGTGGCAGGCCCTCCATCTTTGATTTTGATAGCACCATTGTTCTTCCTATACTACACTTTTTTTTACTATTATATTTTGCTAGTGTACTGGTTTAAGTTATTTTCTTCCAAATGAAAATGTCTTTGAGGAAATCTTGCTGTGGTTGATATTTCTGTTAGGTGACAATGAGAGATCCTAAAGTATTCGGTATATTAAAGATAACATTTTGTGAAGTGCCCTCTTTTTTCCACCAGAGATAGTCTTCTAATTAGCTCAGACACTGTCAAATGGAGTTTTCACATCTTGTTCTGAGTGTAAACAATAATAAGGAGCTTAAACTTTAATCTATTATTCACAGCATTATAAGCTGACTGTCATCAAGCAAGTCTCTCTTCAAAATGAGTCTTTTCTTCATCCCACTGTAAACCTTCCTACCTGAGATGTAACTAGTACGTTTGTTCTGTTTGTCTTGAGCAACCAGCTGCTCGTGCAATTTTCTTCCAATTCCATGTTCAAAGCTGCAAGCAAGTTCTTCAGTTTTCCTAAAACAATCAATCAGACAGTCAAAATGCTGTCAccaggcattttttaaaaaagatacatcTTCTAATACGTAGGTGTTGGAGTGGAAGATTTGATGTACGCTGAAGCATTGTTTGGTTTTCTGTGTATCCATACCTGAATTGATCATCATCTAAGAGAGGCTTTTGGGCATTCAGG
This genomic interval carries:
- the CPT2 gene encoding carnitine O-palmitoyltransferase 2, mitochondrial, which codes for MATRRLLLLSPASGLRGTKALGTPAVPGLRRGYSSADSSQYLHRSIVPTMHFQKSLPRLPIPKLEDTVRRYLNAQKPLLDDDQFRKTEELACSFEHGIGRKLHEQLVAQDKQNKRTSYISGPWFDMYLSSRESVVLNFNPFMSFNPDPKTEYNDQLTRATNMTVSAMRFLKTLRAGYLEPEVFHLNPVKSDTQTFRRLIRFVPSSLSWFGAYMVNAYPLDMSQYFRLFNSTRLPKLSRDELFTDEKAKHLLVLRNGNFYVFDVIDRDGNIVKPSEIQAHLKYILSDNSAAPAFPLAYLPSENRDIWALLRQKLLENGNEEVLQKVDSAVFCLCLDDFPIKDLVHLSHTMLHGDGINRWYDKSFNLILTKDGNAAIHFEHSWGDGVAVLRFQNEVFKDSTQKPAVTPQSQPAAVDSSSAVQKLSFKLNDALKAGITKAKQNFDATMETLTLDFIQFKKGGKEFLKQKKVSPDAVAQLSFQMAFLRQYGQTVATYESCSTAAFKHGRTETIRPASIYTKKCTEAFVRQPSKHTTEELQQMIAECSKYHGQLTKEAAMGQGFDRHLFSLRYLAASKGIPLPDVYQDQAYAQLNHNILSTSTLSSPAVNMGGFAPVVPDGFGVAYGVHDDWIGCNTSSYPARNVHEFLQCVHKSLEDIFHVLEGKHINS